In the Hydrogenispora ethanolica genome, CGGTCGATGGGGTACGAATTGACGATGGTCTTCACCCGCCGGACGCGGATGACCGCCTGCCGCACATTATCGACATTCCCCAGTTGGTCCAGGATGCGGAGCTGATCGGACCGGCTGTAGCTCTGCGGATTGTCGGCGGAGATCACCCGCCGGTCTTTGTCCAGCAGCCAAACTGTGCCGAACTTGCGGTCGCCGCCGTGGTTGGTGTCCTTCCAGAAAGCAGTCTTGGGAATATAGATCACCAGCAGTCCGCTGCCGCCGGTGTTGCGGTTGCCCTTGATCAGCCGCGCGAAGGTGACTCCTCCCGCAGCCGCGGGATAATCCGGGAACAGCTCCCGGCCCTCGTTGCTCCAATAAGCCCGGCCGTTCAACGCCACGGTCCGCCGGAACCAGCCCGAGTTCCGGATGCGGCCCATGGCGGCGGCATCCAATTGGGAATAGGTATTGACCCGGTACACCCGCCCCGCGAAATCCAGCACCGCCATCTCGGCATTGAAGCTGTTCAGGACGGAGTTCTGAATCTCTTTCAAGCGGCCCGCCACCAGCCGGTAACCCTGATACACCCGCCAGGCGTCTTCCCTGCCGCCGCGCTCCGCGGCCAGCTGCCGTTCGATCTCGTCGCTGAGGCAGATGATGGTGGAGGAGGAGGTCACGATGTAAATGGTGTTGTTGATATTGTTGGTCATTTGGATCAGCATCTGGTGGACCGAGCCGTTCAGCTTCTCGACCAGGATCCGTTCGTAAAACTTGGAGACCATCAGAAAGATGCCGATGGTGGGGATGATGATCATCAGCAGGAAGGAAAGGATCAACCGGTTTTGAATCTTCATGGAGCGAAGCTTCGGCATTGGAATCTCCCCAAACGGCGGCATGATGGGAAAGCGGGTGTTCAAATTAAATTATAACACATCCGCATCCCAGCTACGATCATCCTCCGGACTTGGCAATGGCTTCCCTCAGGTATCATCATTATTCGGGCGTTACATCAGCGACGCTTATCCGCATCCCGTCCGCTCCGGCAAATCCGGCGGCGATCAGCAAGCCCTTCTCACCCACCGCGTAACCGCTCTCCGTTGCCAGGCGTTCCTCCGGCAAGAGGGGCAGTTCCCCGTCCCGGTCGGAGCGGACGCTCCGGCAATCCCTATAGCCGTTTAACCTCACCCAATAACGGTGGGGCGACGGTCCGATGCCGATCTCCAGCCGGCCGCCGCTTACTTGGGCCGCCAGTTGGACTGCGCCTTTCTCGTCCCGCAGCTCATAAACAGCCCGCTCCCTCAGGTAAATATCGAGCAGGAGCCGCTCATCCGGTTTTTCGCCGACATAGTTCGTCGGCTCCGCCATGGGAATGATCGATCCCTCCCGCACGAATAACGGCAGCACCTCCAGCGGCGCGTCGTATTCCAGCCATTGCCGCCCCGGGTGGGCTTGCCCCGTCCAGTAATCCGTCCAGCGTCCCTCCGGCAGGTAGATGCGTCGCCGCCGGACGGCGCCGAGCACCGGCGCCACCAGGAAACTCCGCCCGAAGAGGTACTGGTCGTCCAGGGCATAGGTGGTCGGATCGTCCTGAAACTCCAGCACCAGCGGGCGGAGGAGCGGCAAACCCTCGGCCGCGCAGTGATGCGCCTCGGAGTAGAGATAAGGAATCAGGCTGTAGCGCAACCGCGCGTATTTGCGGTAGATCGCCTCCGCCGCCGCGCCGAAGTGCCACGGCTCCCGTTCGGTGGTGCCGTGAAACCGCACGTGCGAGGAGAACATCCCCAATTGCAGCCAGCGGATATAGACCTCCGGCTCCGGCCGGCCGAAATAGCCGCCGACATCATGGCTCCAAAAGGGGAATCCCGACAGCCCCAGGCTCAACCCGGCGCGCAGCGAATGGTAAAGCCCGTCAAAATCGCTCGAGGCGTCCCCGCCCCAATAGACCGGATAGCGCTGGCAGCCCGCGAAGGCCGAACGGCCCCAGATCAGCGCCTCCCCGCCCCACACCTCGCTGCAGGCTTCATATGCGGCCCGGTTATAAAGCAGCGGATAGAGGTTGTGCATCGCCGCGCCGGAACAGGCCGCATAATGGTAGGTTTCCCGCGCGTTCTCGCCGAAATCGGTCTTGATGACCCGGATCCCCAGCTGCAACAGGCGCTTGAGATAGCCCTGATACCAGGCAACCGCCTCGGGATTGCTGAAATCGATGATCGCCTCCCCGGCCCGTTCGGCCGGCTGCCCGTCGTCGTGGGCGGCGAAATAGCCGTGTTGCAGCCCCTCGGCGTAGAGCTTGCTCCGCTTGCCGATATAGGGCATCTGCCAAAGCGAGATCTTGAATCCCAGCCGTTCCAGCCCGGCGATCATCGCGGCCGGATCGGGGAAGCGTTCGCTGTCAAACTCAAAGTCGCAGACGCCTCGTTGCTTAAAGTAGTCCCAATCGATATGCAACACGTCGCAAGGGAGCTCCTTGGCCCGGATGGTGGCGGCCACCGTCTCCAGCTCCTGCCGGGTCCGGTAGCAATTGCGGCTCATCCAGACCCCGAAGGACCAGCGGGGTGGCACGGCGCTCCGCCCGGTGAGCCGGGAATAATGCCCCAAGATCCGCTTGAACTGAGGGCCGTACATGAAGAAGCAATCCCATTGGTCATCTTCGACCTCCACCGAATAGGCCTTGAAGAAATAACTGCCCATGTCAAAGCGGCTCCTGCAGCTGGAGTTGAGGAACAGGCCGTATCCCCTGCTGCTCATGAAGAAGGGAATGTTCTTATAGGACTTCCGGGTGGATACGCCCAGCGGATTCATCTGCCAAACCAGCACTTCCTGGCCGTTCTTGTCGAGCCGGGAGAAGCGTTCGCCGAAACCGTAAAAATGCTCGTCATAGGCCATCCGGACCGCCTCGGTGAAACAGCGCCGCCCCCGCTCCCGCTCGGCGGCCATGCCGAAGGGATAACACTCCAGTAGCGGATAGCTGGTGGCGGCGCGCTCCGCCGCCTCCGGGTCACTGCCTTCGCGCATCCCGGCCCGGGCGATTCCGGTCGCCGAATGCGGGTCCTCCTTGTACTGCTCATAGAGGACCGCGCCGTTCCGGTCGGCGATCGTCAGCTGCCACGGCTGCTTGGTGAGGCAGACCCGCAGGAGCGCCGTCTCGATGACCAGGAGCGCCCCGTCGTCGCGGATAGTGAAGGGCACCGCTGCCGACGGATAGTCGACTAGCATCGCGGTCTCCCGTTCGCGGACCGCGGTCCCGGGCTCCATCCGGATCCGGATCAGATCCTCGGCCAGGAAATCCAGGCGCACCGCCATCCGGACCCGCCCGCCGCGATCATGGATGCTCCGGTTCAGCTGATTGTAACTGAAGCGGAGCGCCGTTTTTTCACAGGCCAGGGCCATGCAATCCAAGAGGATTGCGTTCCCGTCCCGGACATAGCCGGTCAGCCGGTGCGGGATCAGCAGCTCCAGATCGGCTTCCTCTAGAAAGCTGCGCCGGAAGGGCTCAAATTCGGTGGCGTCGATCATCGTTCCGTCCCTCATCCCCAGATTTCAAGGCAATAAATCCAACCAGCGCACCTGGTACGGCTCCAGGCGGATCGCCAACACCCGCCCGTTCACCGGATACCCGGTCCCGTCCCGCGGATCGACGGCCTTCCCGCAAGCGTCCGGGCCGGCCGCTCCGAGATCGACGGTCACCGGCTGCTCGGCATCGCTGACATTATGCAGCGCCAGCACGGCCTGGCTCCCGTCCGGGCTCCGCCGCAACAGGGCGAAGACCGCCGCGCCGGCTTCCAGTACGATCTGTTCGCCCAAAGGATGGAAAGCCGCCCTGCTGCCGCGCAGCCGGATCAGTTCCTTGAAACCCTCCAATACCCGGCGGCGCAGCGAATCCGGCGCCGCCAGGTCCCGCTCCACCTCCGCCAAGCGGAGCTTCTCCCGGTTGATGCTGCGGGCCCGGCCGGTTTGCTCCACCCCGGCCTGATCGTTCCTGGAGCCCAGCAGACTGTGGATATAGATGGCCGGCAGGCCCCGCAACGCCAGCATGATGGCGTGGGCGCACAAGAAGCGGGCGATATTCAGCGCCTCGCCGGCCTGCGGATCGGCCAGCGCGTCGTAATAAACGATATTCAGTTCGTAAGGGCGGGTGGTGCCGTCCGGATTGTTCTTGTAGGAGACCCGGCCGCCGCGCGCCGTGACGGTGGCGATCATCCGTTCCAGCTCGTCCGGTTCCAGGATGCCGCTGGCCGGGAGCACCCCGATCCCGTCGTGGGAGGCCAGGAAGTT is a window encoding:
- a CDS encoding TIM-barrel domain-containing protein, yielding MIDATEFEPFRRSFLEEADLELLIPHRLTGYVRDGNAILLDCMALACEKTALRFSYNQLNRSIHDRGGRVRMAVRLDFLAEDLIRIRMEPGTAVRERETAMLVDYPSAAVPFTIRDDGALLVIETALLRVCLTKQPWQLTIADRNGAVLYEQYKEDPHSATGIARAGMREGSDPEAAERAATSYPLLECYPFGMAAERERGRRCFTEAVRMAYDEHFYGFGERFSRLDKNGQEVLVWQMNPLGVSTRKSYKNIPFFMSSRGYGLFLNSSCRSRFDMGSYFFKAYSVEVEDDQWDCFFMYGPQFKRILGHYSRLTGRSAVPPRWSFGVWMSRNCYRTRQELETVAATIRAKELPCDVLHIDWDYFKQRGVCDFEFDSERFPDPAAMIAGLERLGFKISLWQMPYIGKRSKLYAEGLQHGYFAAHDDGQPAERAGEAIIDFSNPEAVAWYQGYLKRLLQLGIRVIKTDFGENARETYHYAACSGAAMHNLYPLLYNRAAYEACSEVWGGEALIWGRSAFAGCQRYPVYWGGDASSDFDGLYHSLRAGLSLGLSGFPFWSHDVGGYFGRPEPEVYIRWLQLGMFSSHVRFHGTTEREPWHFGAAAEAIYRKYARLRYSLIPYLYSEAHHCAAEGLPLLRPLVLEFQDDPTTYALDDQYLFGRSFLVAPVLGAVRRRRIYLPEGRWTDYWTGQAHPGRQWLEYDAPLEVLPLFVREGSIIPMAEPTNYVGEKPDERLLLDIYLRERAVYELRDEKGAVQLAAQVSGGRLEIGIGPSPHRYWVRLNGYRDCRSVRSDRDGELPLLPEERLATESGYAVGEKGLLIAAGFAGADGMRISVADVTPE